From Apium graveolens cultivar Ventura chromosome 9, ASM990537v1, whole genome shotgun sequence, the proteins below share one genomic window:
- the LOC141686731 gene encoding uncharacterized protein LOC141686731: protein MSSSAYSDALKGLGKAFKLPKKNAVGGSGSNASAEEGSQSNAVPNPEVEVHVNQSTPEHNVELDMGNEFDNLEDLGPIGEVPGADSGRRRKRLRTVGSKPPRAENYEAGSGSGAGKGKAVDVDSPDKDGPALEEKVARFMAGIPSQAQWSKMNESGFDATMKECSRLWGQLGGYMAGSASLAYNEIKGFRSSVADKDAEISRLRDQIIEKDNSLSGLNKNLNEVTIRADNAEREVSDLKSELAELRRQMSAVRPEAEVIDVFKRSEEYDRALANAGAPEIARCWLVAERHIKTNPEADWDSFVSEFIKAKEDIELGLGEPEPFDGPCPSFIPPSAPDA, encoded by the exons ATGTCGTCCTCCGCTTATAGTGATGCTCTGAAAGGTTTGGGTAAGGCTTTCAAGTTGCCAAAAAAGAATGCTGTTGGTGGATCCGGATCGAACGCCTCGGCCGAGGAGGGGTCACAGAGCAATGCCGTTCCCAATCCGGAGGTTGAAGTTCATGTGAACCAATCCACTCCGGAGCATAATGTTGAGTTGGATATGGGTAATGAGTTTGACAATCTTGAGGATCTGGGTCCTATCGGGGAGGTTCCGGGTGCTGATTCTGGGCGGAGGAGGAAGAGGCTCCGGACTGTTGGGTCGAAACCTCCTAGGGCTGAAAATTATGAAGCTGGATCTGGGTCCGGGGCTGGCAAAGGGAAAGCAGTTGATGTTGATAGTCCGGATAAAGACGGTCCGGCGCTGGAGGAGAAGGTGGCTCGCTTCATGGCTGGGATTCCGAGTCAAGCTCAGTGGAGTAAGATGAATGAGTCCGGATTTGATGCCACTATGAAGGAGTGTTCCCGGCTCTGGGGTCAG CTTGGCGGATATATGGCCGGATCCGCCTCTCTTGCTTATAATGAGATTAAGGGTTTCCGGAGCTCTGTTGCTGACAAGGATGCTGAGATTAGTCGGCTCCGGGACCAAATCATTGAGAAGGATAACTCTTTGTCCGGGTTGAACAAGAATCTGAATGAAGTGACTATCCGGGCTGATAACGCGGAGAGGGAGGTTTCTGATTTAAAATCCGAATTGGCAGAGCTCCGGAGGCAAATGTCTGCTGTTCGTCCGGAGGCTGAGGTTATCGATGTGTTTAAAAGATCTGAGGAGTACGATAGGGCCCTTGCCAATGCTGGTGCTCCGGAGATAGCTCGCTGCTGGCTGGTTGCTGAGCGACATATCAAGACTAATCCGGAGGCCGATTGGGATAGCTTCGTCTCCGAGTTTATCAAGGCTAAGGAAGACATTGAGCTTGGATTGGGGGAACCGGAGCCATTTGACGGCCCTTGTCCCAGTTTCATTCCTCCCAGTGCTCCGGACGCTTGA